The genomic window CCCGTGGTCCCGATGGTTGCCACCACAGCCAGCGGCACTTTCCCCGCCTTCCGGTCTTCCGCCACCATTTCCTCAAGTGCCCGTGGGTCCATTTCATAGCGTTCATTGGTGGCGACCTTCCGGAATCCGTCTGAACCAATCCCTGCCAGCCGGACCGCCTTTTCTGCCGATGAATGGGTCTGTGAAGTTCCGTAAACGACCATCCGCTGGCCCGAAAAGCCGTTCTGATTCACAGACTCAGCCTTTTCTCTGGCAGCAATCAGGGCAGCCAGCGTGGAGGATGAGGCTGAATCCTGAATCACCCCCTCCCACTCATCCGGAAATCCAAACCAGTTTCTGATCCAGTTGATAACGGTGGTTTCAAGTTCAGTGGCGGCCGGTGAAGTATCCCATAGCATGCATTGGGCTCCAAGGGTGGCGGTAATCATTTCGGCCAGTACCGAGGGATAGCTGGTATTGGCCGGAAAGTAGGCCATGAACATCGGATGTTGCCAATGAGTCATTCCGGGAAGCAGATGATCACGGAAGTCGGCAAAAACCGAATCGAAAGAATCACCCTCTTCCGGAACGGTGCCTGGGAATCTGCTGGCAATGTCACCCGGCTTCAGACCCACAGGCTTTACCGGGAGCGATTCGATGGTTTCATAATAATCGGCCATCCAGTCGGCCAGCTGATGGGCGTGTTTTCTGAATTCGTCGTTTGTCATGACTTTCCTTCACTCTGAGGATCTGAAAATTAACCGAACCGACAGGAAAGGACAACCCGTCCTTCTGAAAAGAAGCTCTGGAAGCAGCAGAAGAATGGGAATGGGCTTCAGAAAGGAAATCGAAAAAGGGCAGAAAAGCTGGAATCGCGGGGGTGGGGAAAAAACCGGCTCCCTTCCGGCTTAAGCGAAAGGGAGCCATTCGGTTCGGTCAGTAGCCGTCTTCGACTGCATAGCCACGAACAGCCGCGTAGTCTTTCAGTTTGTCAAAAAGCATTTTCCGGCCACGGTGCAGACGGCTGCGAACGGTTCCCACCGGACAGCCAACCATATCGGCGATTTCCTCATACGTCTGTCCTTCCATGTCACATAAGATCACTACTGTTCGGAAATCGGGGGGCAGGGATTGCAAGGCACGGGTGACATCGTCATCCAGAAGGTCTCCAAACAACTGATCTTCCAGATTGTTCGGATCCACCGACTCATCACGGACCGAGTTGAAGTAATCCTTCACCTCATCATAATCAATCTTATTCGGCTCCTTAGCCATCTTCCGGTACTTGTTGATGAAGGAATTCTTCAGAATCCGGAACAGCCAGGCTTTCATGTTTGTGCCTTTTTCGAAGCTGTCGTAAAACCGGTAGGCTTTGAGCATGGTTTCCTGAACCAGATCACGAGCATCCTCTTCATCTGCCGTCAGACGCAGAGCAAAATTGTACAAAGCCGGGGTATAGGGAACCACCACCGCTTCAAAATCGCGTTGTTTTCCCATCCAGTTGTCTGTTGTCAGTGTTGCCAGTACAGGGGCCATGGTCCCTCCTTCAGGACGTTTCGTTCAAAACGTTCACAAGATGTTCAAACTATACATTTTTGTCAAGATTGCCGTTGGCCGTTAAGTTAAATTAACTCAGAAAAAGCGGTTCTGCTGGAACTTTTTGCGCAAAACAGACAATCCGCGGACTTTTGGTTAAATTATTTAATGAATTGTTGACGATTTCCTGACTTTTTTAAAGACGGTTCTGCTTGTTCCGGTGTTCCGCTGATTCCGATTGATTTCGGGGTAAAAAAAAAGTTACTTCGTTCCGGTTACCGGGTTTAACAGCGTTCACCCGACGATGAGGTTTTTGTTTGGCCCTTCTTTCCAACCTGCACTGGTTCAGGGTTCCTGAGTTTTCCTCGGCTGATGATCAGCGCCGGGCACGGATTATTTTCTACTTCAGTGTGGTGATTATCCTGGCCTCCGTGATTCCGGGCATCCATAATTATATCAGGAAAAGCTACGCCACTGCCATTGTCCTGTTTTCCTTTCCGCTTTTCATCAGTTTTGCCGTTTTTTTTCTTTATCTGAAACGACTGGCACTTGCCGCCCATGCCCTCTCCTATGGATTGCTCGTTTTTGCCTTTCTGCTGGTGGTGACCGGTGAGGGCATCTACGATATTTCGGTCCTCACTTACCCGGCTTGTCTGATTGTCGGTGGATTGATTCTTTCAAACCGGGCCTTTTTCGTCTATCTCCTGGTGGCTCTTTTCAGCGTCTGGGGGTTCTGGATGCTCGAAATCAATGGTTACCTGCTTACCAAATTCGCAAACAAGGTCACCATAACCAGTCTGATCGACGTCTGGATTATTCTCATCGTGGTCGGATTGGCCATCCGGTTTTATATACGGGATATCGACCGGGCCTTTTCACGCCTGAGGGAGCAAGAGGAGCAGCTACGTGAGTCGGAATCCAGGTTCAGAATGCTGTTTGAACGTTCACCCGATGTGATCATGCTGGTAGATTCTGATCACCGGATTCTTCTGATGAACCGCGGGGATACCAACTCCATAACGGGTTCCCTGCTGACGGATTGGGTTCATCCTGATCACCGCGAAGCGCTCATCCGCCAGCTGTCGAGTGGCCGGGCTGTGTCTCTTGAAGCTCAGAGCATCCGCAACCAGTGGTATCGGCTGCGGCTTCAGCCCATGGGAAGTCCATCGGAAAGTATACTCATTATTGCCACGGATATTTCAGAAACCCGTCGCCTGCTTGCCGAACGCGAACAACTCGAAACTCAGTTCCGGCAGGCCCAGAAACTGGAAAGTCTCGGACAACTCGCCGGAGGCATTTCTCATGATTTTAATAACCTGCTTTCGGTTATTATTACCCACGCCGACGGCCTGGACCGGTTCCGTGATCAGCCGGAAAAGCTGAAGACCAAAACAGAGGCCATCCTGAAAGCAGCCGACCGGGGGGCGGCTCTCGTCAGACAGATTCTGACCTTTGCCCGCAAATCGGATCTGAAGCTCACCGATACCAACCTGAATTCACTCGTTCTTGAAATTGTTCATTTACTTGAAGAGACCTTTCCAAAAACCATTGCCATCCGGATTGCCGAAGACCCCACACTTCCCATTCTGAAAACCGATTCAAATCAGATCCACCAGGTACTGATGAACCTGTGTGTCAATGCCCGCGATGCCATGAGCGGATCAGGAACACTGTCCATTGAAACCAGACATGTTCAGGCCACCCCGCCCGGCGGAACCCTGACTTCCTGTGCCCTGCTGACGATTTCAGATACCGGATCCGGAATGCCGGCCGAGGTCAGACAACGGATATTTGAACCGTTTTTTACCACCAAAGCCAGAGACAAAGGCACCGGACTCGGGTTGGCCGTTGTATATGGCATCGTCAAGGCTCATCAGGGATGGATTGAAGTGGATTCTGCTGAAGGCCACGGCACCACCTTTCGTATCTTTTTACCGGCCCCGACCGGACAGCAGGGCTCTGAAGGAGTGCGTGAAGCCGGAAGACAAACCTCAGATGACTGGAAAGGAAAACGGATTTTACTGGCCGAAGCAGATTCAGATCTGCGGATCGTACAGGAAGGAGCCCTTTCCGAAAAAGGGGCGAGGGTCGTAACCACGGGGAATGGCCAGGATGCATTGACTCTGTACAGCACCAGCCGCGAGCCCATTGACCTGGTGATGACGAATTATAACCTGCCCGGACTTTCGGGGTTGGAACTGATCCGGCAAATCAGACTGCTGAATCCCGACCAGACCATTCTTCTATCTACGGGAACCACCGACAACGAGGTTTATGTGCAGGTGGCCGATAACCACATTCCGGTGCTACTGAAACCATTCAGCCCACTGAAGCTCATCACCACCATCGATGGGTTGTTTCAGGCTCCTTCTTCAGACTCTCCTGCCAGCTGACGGTACAACTCCAGATACTTCCCGGCCGATCGTTCCCAGGAAAAATCGGCGGTCATGCCATTGGTCTGAATCTGTCGCCATTCACCCGGATTGTAATAGACCAGCAAGGCACGCCGGATTGCATCGAGCAAGGCCTCGGGGTGCGGATTGCTGAAGGAAAATCCGTTCCCGTTCTTCTTACCTGAAAGCAGAGATTCACCCCAGTCGATGATGGTATCGGCAAGTCCGCCCGTTTTTCTGACAATGGGAACCGTGCCGTAACGCAGGCTGTAAATCTGATTCAATCCGCAGGGCTCATACAACGATGGCATCAGAAATACATCAGAGGCTGCTTCAATCAGGTGAGACAGCTGATTATCATAACCCAGGTGAACCGATAACTTTTCTGGATACTGGTACTGAAAATCCTTGAACCGTTTTTCAATACCCGGATCCCCGCTGCCCAGAATAATCATCTGAAGGTTCATGGTCATGAGCTGCGGCATGAGTTTTTCGACCAGATGAAATCCTTTTTGGGAAACCATCCGTGATATCATACCGATGAGCGGAACGCCTGGCTGGGCTGGTAACCGCACCATTTCCTGCAGTTCCTTCTTGATCTGCTGTTTGCGGTCCAGGGTGCTCAGCGTGTAATTGACGGGTAAAAGAGGGTCAATGGCGGGATCCCAGATATCATAATCGGCCCCATTCAGAATGCCGACCAAATCGGGTTTCCGCACCTGGAGAATGCCATCGAATCCGGAACCGAATTCGGGAGTCAGGATTTCCTGAGCATAAGTCTCGCTGACAGTGGTGATTTTATCAGCATTCAGCAATCCGACCTTCAGAAAGCTGAACATGCCATAAAACTCATAATCACCGCCCGGATAGAAATGATCGTAGCTCAGGCCCGCTTTATTTACGGTCTCGGAACCAAACTTTCCTGGGTAGCCGATGTTATGAATGGTCAGAACCGAACGGGTCTCTGCAAAAAAAGGATCGTTGGCATACTTCGTCTTCAGATAAAGTGGCAACAAACCCGTGGGCCAGTCGTTGGCATGGATGATGTCAGGCTTCCATTTCAGCCGCTTCATCATTTCCATCACACCCATGTTGAACACAATAAACCGTTCGTTTTCATCAGGATCATTGGTATAGATCCACCGGTTATCGTGAGCGTGTGCGCAGTAAATAAAATTCACTTTGACCGTGGTTCCCGGCAGGGTCCCCTGGTACAGGTGCGCCTCGCATTGTTTTCCGTTCGACTGAACCGGGAGTTCGCCCACCTTCCAGTTATACTTCAGCTTAAACACATCATCCGAGATCATTGAATATTTCGGAAGAAACAACTGAACTTCGCAGCCCAGTTTTTCGAGTACCTTTGGAAGGGCCCCGATCACATCGCCCAACCCGCCGGCCTTCGCATACGGCACGGCTTCTGAAGCACACAGGGCGATTTTTAACTTTTTCATCTGATTGATTCCTTTATTTCCATCCCCTCAGCCCATCACCGCCCTTACATCGAGCGCCCAGGCTCCCTGTCCCGGTTCGAGAACCAGCAGCGGATTGATTTCAAGTTCGCTGATTTCGGGGAAGTCGGCACCGATCTGTGATAACCTCACAATCACGTCAATGGCCGCATTCCAGTCACCCGGTTTTACCGACCGCCATCCGTTTAATCGTTTCCCGGCCAGAGTCGACGCAAGCAGTTCGACGGCTTGTTGCCGGTTTACCGGCGCAATTCCCACGGCCACATCCTTCAACAGTTCCACTTCAACGCCACCCGATCCGACCACAATGACCGGTCCGAACTGTGGATCATGACGGACGCCAACCAGCAACTCATGGCCTTTTTCCATCATCTTCTGAACCAGAATTCCGTCTATCCGGACATCGGGTTTAATGAGCGTCACTGTTTTTACAATCATATCATATGCTTCAGAGACCGCCTCGGGTGTCTGAAGATTGGTCACCACACCACCCACTTCGGTCTTGTGGGTAAAGTCGGGAGATACCAGTTTCAGCACCACCGGATATCCGACCGAGTTGGCCTTGCTGACAGCCGCCTTGGCGGTTGTTACCAGATGGTCGGGCGGGATGGGAATGCTGTATGATTTCATGAGATTTTTAAAATGATGATGGTTGACCGCATGCTGTGCCGCCAGATGGTCTATTCCTGATAAGGCTTCACCGGCCAGAGGTCCGCGATCGAGCCACCGGGCCCGATCGAGCATGGCTTTTAAGGTAGAGCCCATCCGCTCGGGAAAGGTAAAATTGGGAATTTTGCGCTGGCTCAGGATTTCCACTGCTTTCTGGATGGAAACATGACCCATCAGCGAACAGAGAACCGGTTTTTTGTGAACCATCGACACCTCACCGATCACCTCGGCAAGACTCTCGGGCAGAAACCAGTCCTGTGGGGCTGAAATGACCACAGCAGCATCCACGGTCGGATCGGAGAGCAGGGCATCCAGTGCGATGGCATAGGTTCCGGGTCCCGATCCCGCAAGAATATCAACCGGATTGTTGATGCTTCCCGCCGCCGGCAGCCGGGGTTTCAGAAACGCACGGGTTTCATCGGTGAGCGGGGCAAGTTTAAGTCCGTTCTGTTCAAGATTATCCACGGCCATGATGGCTGGTCCGCCGGCATTTGTCAGCACCGCAACCCGGTTTCCGCGGGGCAGGGGCTGCCAGGCAAGTGCACGGGCCCAATCAAACAATTGTTCCATGGTTTCGGCCATCAGGACGCCCGACCGGGCAAAGGCGGCACGGTAAGCGTCGGAGCGTCCGGCCAGAGAACCCGTATGCGAAGCAACGGCTTTGGCTCCCCCTTCGCCGGTTCCGCCCTTCAGAACCACAACGGGTTTTTTCCGTGCTGCTTCCTCGGCAATGGCCATGAATTCCCGTCCCTGACTCACCCCTTCCACATAAGCAGAAATCACCCGGGTTTGCGGATCACTGACCATGGAAGCGATCATTTCGCGTTCATTCACATCAATCTGATTTCCCAGGCTGACGATGCGGGAAAAACCGATACCCGCTCCCAGGGACCAGTCGATCACCGCAGCCACCATGGCTCCGGATTGAGACGTGAATCCGATTTCACCGGCAGCCGGCATTCCCATGATAAAGGTTGAGTTCAGGGGTGAATGTGTATCGATAGTACCAATACAATTCGGCCCGATCAGTCTGATGCCCGCTTTATCTGCAATGGCCTTAAGTTCCTGCTCCTTTTGTTTTCCCTCTGGTCCGGTTTCTGCAAATCCGCCGCTGGTAACAATGACATGCCGCACCCCCCGCTTGCCGCATTGAGTAATCATGTCGGCTACCTGACCGGCTGGTACCACAATGACGGCCAGATCAACCGGATCGGGCACTTTCAGCACCGATGGGTAACATTCCAGGCCCAGAATATCGGTTGCGTTGGCATTAACTGGGTAAATGGCCCCTTTGAATTTGTATCTGATCAGGTTTCTGACCACTCCGTAACCCAGCTTGTGCGGATCGCGGGAGGCACCAATAACAGCCACCCCTTTGGGTTTGAAAAAGGATTCAAGCATACGGGCTCCCCGGCAGCATGTTTACCATGATTTCGTTCATACTTTAAAGTTGTAATAATCGGTTTGGCAGCGATCGTAACCAGTTCCTGAAGAGTAATCACCCGCCCACTTACCATCTGCCATTTTTCTGAGAGCATCTGCCAGCACATCAATCTCCTCGCGGGTATTGTACAGACCGATGGTTGCACGTACGGCACCCGGAACTCTCGTTTCCTCGCCCTTCAGCATCCTCTCCCGGAGGCCAGCGGTTTCTTCCTCTGTCAGACCAAGCAGGCGGGTCAGAAGGGGATGCGCACAAAAGCAACCGTTCCGGGTGGCAATGGCATACTCATTATTCAGAATCACCGAGACCAGATCGTGTGCAAGATTGCTCAGGTTAAACGTCAGCACGCCACTTTTCCGGTCGGCCGACTCAGGACCATACAGCGTCAGTCCCGGAATGGCACGTAAAACATCCATGGCATACACGGTCAGTTCACGTTCATGTTCGCGGACGGTTTCCATTCCGATTTCAGAGAGGTAGTTCAGTGCCGCGCCCACAGCAATGGCCCCGGCAATGTTGGGGGTTCCGCCCTGATGCCGGTCGGGTGATGCAGCAAACAACACATCCGTGCCGGTCACAAACCGCACGGTTCCTCCACCGGGAAGGTAGGGCTCGGCGGCATCGAACAGATCACGCGGACCGAAGAGAAATCCGCTTCCCATGGGTGCATAGGCTTTATGTCCGGCAGCAGCCAGCAGATCGATGTGTTCCGGATGGTCATTGGGTTTCACATCTATTTTATCATGTGCAATCAGCTGGGCCGCATCCACCAGAATAAGAGCGCCCGCTTCATGAGCCATCCTCGCAATGCGATGAATATCAGGGAAATAACCCGTCACGTTTGAACAACCGGTCACAGCCACCAGTCGGATACGGTGTTTCTTCAGCTGCTGTGCCAGATCCTGATAGTCGAGACTTCCATCCTCCGCATGAACATCCACATGCAGAACCGGTCCACGTTTCCGGTGTGGCAGATCATTGGAATGATGTTCCATCAGGGTGGTCAGCGTGGTCCCGTCAAGATGGGAGACCATGTGGGCCGCCATATCGAGGGCCTGTGTGGTGTTCTGAGTGAATAAAATGCAGTTCTGAGAGGGATTGCCGCCAATAAACTGGAAAATGATCTCGGATACATGATCGAACAACTCGGTCGACACCTGGCTGAGGTGGTGATGTCCCCGGTGAACATTGGCATAATATCCGGAAAGGAATTGGTGGTACTTATCCAGAACCGGCTGAGGGGCATGGGTTGAAGCCCCGTGGTCCATGTAGATCAGTGGTTGATCGCCCGTCCGGCCGGTAACCGGAAAGCGAAGGCGGGTGACAGGAAAGTCGGATCGGATTTCTGAAAAGGTCTTCATCGGTTTGGGTCAGTTGCCGGGAAGCACGGTCAGCATGGCCGTCTGAACCGAAGCAAGCCATTGCTTCACCGTTTGCTGTTTGGTTTCGGGGCCGAAACGGCCTGTTAATTCCGACAGATACCGGTCGGATAGCGGTGCACGAAGGGAAGGTTCCACCTGTGCCAGGTTCCAAAGAAAAATACAGTAATGATCGATCAGGTGCCGGTTCCTGCTATCTGAAATATTGAAATCAACCGACATCTGTCTGGAAAACGCATACAAGGGAAAGGAAGGAGCATACTGCAGAATACGGCCATTTTTCATGCGGTAGCGGTAGGCCGGCACCGCCAGTCTGAAATGAATATCATCGACCAGGCCCTGCATATTCATGACCTGGAAAAAAATGCGCCTGACCGAAGCACCGGTTTGTTTCAGCGAACCGGCAAACCGGGGAATCTGGCAAAGTATGGTGGTTACTGCTTCGATGGCCTCCTGCCGGGTCTCATCATCCAACGCTGCTCCTTCCGTCACAAGAGCCTGAAACAGGTCTGACGTCCACAGGGACCATTCATCGTCGGGCGGTAAGGGCGGCCCCAAATCGGGATCGGCAGTGAATGAAACGCCGGCCAGCGGCATCAGTTGCCGGGTAAATTCATGAAAACCATCCAGATAGACCCTGAAATGATCATCCTGAAGTCGGTTCAGCAGAGCGGCATCGGCGGTCGGATTCAGAGGGCGTTCCCGGTGCGACCGGATGGCCGGGGGCTGACGCTGAAAAACGGACCGGGTGAACATGTTCCTCCTGATAGCAGTCCGTCAATATACAAAGGCTTTGTCTGATCTTCCACAGATCAGAAAAGTCGGCCCGGAATGTTTTTTTCCGCTCAGATGTTCTGTGCGTTATGTCGTTATCTATCAACCCTTCATTCACCTGGCGGATTCCGTTCATCTCACTTGGCCTGTCGGTCTTGGCCACCGGCTGTTCGGATGCTCAGGAGGTCTCCATGAAACCCCACCACTCTCCGGACGGTTTTCTTAACAACTACCCGCATGCCGGAAAAACGTTTGCCGACTTTCTGAAGTGGTCATGGGACCGGACCAGCCCTGAACCGGTAACCTTTCCTCTGACCGCAAACAATCCGGAATTTCTGAAATCAAACCGGACTGAAACCTCCCTGACCTGGGTGGGTCATTCAACCTTCCTCCTGCAGTGGGAAGGCCTGAATATTCTGACTGATCCTCACTTCACGGAACGCGCCTCGCCGGTCAGTTTTGCCGGTCCGAAGCGCCATACCCCTGCCGGGTTGTCCCTCGATCAGCTTCCAGACATCGATGTGGTTATTATCAGTCATGATCATTATGATCACCTTGATCTTAAATCGGTGCAAAGGCTGTATGAACGCCAGAAAGCCCGGCCACCCGTTTTTCTCGTTCCGCTCAGACTGAAGGACTGGTTTGCAGACAATGGTATTCCGGTTGCAGATGAACTGGACTGGTGGGATTTCCGGCAGGTTTCCGGACTCCGGTTTCATTGTGTCCCGGTTCAGCATTTTTCCGGTCGCAGTCTGACCAACCGGAATTCAACTCTCTGGTGCGGATGGGTAATTGAATCCACCAGCGGAAACCGTGTTTTCTTTGCCGGGGATACTGGTTATTCTAACGATTTTAAAGACATCAGAAACCGGCTGGGCGACATGACCCTGTCTCTCATTCCGGTGGGTGCTTATGATCCACGGTGGTTTATGCAATCGATGCATGTCAATCCGGAAGAGGCCGTTCAGATTCATGAGGATGTCGGGTCGGCTTACTCGGTCGGAATGCATTGGGGAACGTTCATTCTAACCGATGAACCCATGACTGAACCGCCAGCACGGCTGGCCGGAGCCATGAAGGCGAAAGGTCTGAATCCTGCCGCCTTTACTGTCATGCAACATGGTGAAACCCGTCACCTCAACGATCTGTTTTCGACAAAACCGGCTGCTGTTGCCGAACAGGACCCCTGATTGATGAAGAATCCCGTTTTTTCTCTGCTGACCCTTCTGCTGTTTGCCCTGGGTTGTGAACAACCCCGGCCCGGGCCGGTTTCTGAATCGGCTCCCTCAGAGCCAGATAACCGTCCGGTGGTGCTTTGTCTGGGAAATTCGCTGACGGCTGCCTATGGTCTTGATCTTTCGGATGGATGGGTGGCCCTTCTGCAGAAACGGGTCGACTCGCTGGGATTGGGTTACCGGCTGATCAATGCCGGTGTCAGCGGAGAGACTACCTCTGGTCTCCGCTCACGAATGGGTTGGATGCTTCAGGGAAATATCCACACGGTCATTGTGGAAAGTGGTGCAAACGATGGGCTCCGGGGCACCGAACTGACCACAACCCGGGACAATCTGTCGGCCATTATTGATACCATCCGGGTG from Bacteroidota bacterium includes these protein-coding regions:
- a CDS encoding sigma-70 family RNA polymerase sigma factor encodes the protein MAPVLATLTTDNWMGKQRDFEAVVVPYTPALYNFALRLTADEEDARDLVQETMLKAYRFYDSFEKGTNMKAWLFRILKNSFINKYRKMAKEPNKIDYDEVKDYFNSVRDESVDPNNLEDQLFGDLLDDDVTRALQSLPPDFRTVVILCDMEGQTYEEIADMVGCPVGTVRSRLHRGRKMLFDKLKDYAAVRGYAVEDGY
- a CDS encoding response regulator; its protein translation is MALLSNLHWFRVPEFSSADDQRRARIIFYFSVVIILASVIPGIHNYIRKSYATAIVLFSFPLFISFAVFFLYLKRLALAAHALSYGLLVFAFLLVVTGEGIYDISVLTYPACLIVGGLILSNRAFFVYLLVALFSVWGFWMLEINGYLLTKFANKVTITSLIDVWIILIVVGLAIRFYIRDIDRAFSRLREQEEQLRESESRFRMLFERSPDVIMLVDSDHRILLMNRGDTNSITGSLLTDWVHPDHREALIRQLSSGRAVSLEAQSIRNQWYRLRLQPMGSPSESILIIATDISETRRLLAEREQLETQFRQAQKLESLGQLAGGISHDFNNLLSVIITHADGLDRFRDQPEKLKTKTEAILKAADRGAALVRQILTFARKSDLKLTDTNLNSLVLEIVHLLEETFPKTIAIRIAEDPTLPILKTDSNQIHQVLMNLCVNARDAMSGSGTLSIETRHVQATPPGGTLTSCALLTISDTGSGMPAEVRQRIFEPFFTTKARDKGTGLGLAVVYGIVKAHQGWIEVDSAEGHGTTFRIFLPAPTGQQGSEGVREAGRQTSDDWKGKRILLAEADSDLRIVQEGALSEKGARVVTTGNGQDALTLYSTSREPIDLVMTNYNLPGLSGLELIRQIRLLNPDQTILLSTGTTDNEVYVQVADNHIPVLLKPFSPLKLITTIDGLFQAPSSDSPAS
- the glgA gene encoding glycogen synthase GlgA encodes the protein MKKLKIALCASEAVPYAKAGGLGDVIGALPKVLEKLGCEVQLFLPKYSMISDDVFKLKYNWKVGELPVQSNGKQCEAHLYQGTLPGTTVKVNFIYCAHAHDNRWIYTNDPDENERFIVFNMGVMEMMKRLKWKPDIIHANDWPTGLLPLYLKTKYANDPFFAETRSVLTIHNIGYPGKFGSETVNKAGLSYDHFYPGGDYEFYGMFSFLKVGLLNADKITTVSETYAQEILTPEFGSGFDGILQVRKPDLVGILNGADYDIWDPAIDPLLPVNYTLSTLDRKQQIKKELQEMVRLPAQPGVPLIGMISRMVSQKGFHLVEKLMPQLMTMNLQMIILGSGDPGIEKRFKDFQYQYPEKLSVHLGYDNQLSHLIEAASDVFLMPSLYEPCGLNQIYSLRYGTVPIVRKTGGLADTIIDWGESLLSGKKNGNGFSFSNPHPEALLDAIRRALLVYYNPGEWRQIQTNGMTADFSWERSAGKYLELYRQLAGESEEGA
- a CDS encoding acetate--CoA ligase family protein, with amino-acid sequence MLESFFKPKGVAVIGASRDPHKLGYGVVRNLIRYKFKGAIYPVNANATDILGLECYPSVLKVPDPVDLAVIVVPAGQVADMITQCGKRGVRHVIVTSGGFAETGPEGKQKEQELKAIADKAGIRLIGPNCIGTIDTHSPLNSTFIMGMPAAGEIGFTSQSGAMVAAVIDWSLGAGIGFSRIVSLGNQIDVNEREMIASMVSDPQTRVISAYVEGVSQGREFMAIAEEAARKKPVVVLKGGTGEGGAKAVASHTGSLAGRSDAYRAAFARSGVLMAETMEQLFDWARALAWQPLPRGNRVAVLTNAGGPAIMAVDNLEQNGLKLAPLTDETRAFLKPRLPAAGSINNPVDILAGSGPGTYAIALDALLSDPTVDAAVVISAPQDWFLPESLAEVIGEVSMVHKKPVLCSLMGHVSIQKAVEILSQRKIPNFTFPERMGSTLKAMLDRARWLDRGPLAGEALSGIDHLAAQHAVNHHHFKNLMKSYSIPIPPDHLVTTAKAAVSKANSVGYPVVLKLVSPDFTHKTEVGGVVTNLQTPEAVSEAYDMIVKTVTLIKPDVRIDGILVQKMMEKGHELLVGVRHDPQFGPVIVVGSGGVEVELLKDVAVGIAPVNRQQAVELLASTLAGKRLNGWRSVKPGDWNAAIDVIVRLSQIGADFPEISELEINPLLVLEPGQGAWALDVRAVMG
- a CDS encoding aminotransferase class V-fold PLP-dependent enzyme, whose protein sequence is MKTFSEIRSDFPVTRLRFPVTGRTGDQPLIYMDHGASTHAPQPVLDKYHQFLSGYYANVHRGHHHLSQVSTELFDHVSEIIFQFIGGNPSQNCILFTQNTTQALDMAAHMVSHLDGTTLTTLMEHHSNDLPHRKRGPVLHVDVHAEDGSLDYQDLAQQLKKHRIRLVAVTGCSNVTGYFPDIHRIARMAHEAGALILVDAAQLIAHDKIDVKPNDHPEHIDLLAAAGHKAYAPMGSGFLFGPRDLFDAAEPYLPGGGTVRFVTGTDVLFAASPDRHQGGTPNIAGAIAVGAALNYLSEIGMETVREHERELTVYAMDVLRAIPGLTLYGPESADRKSGVLTFNLSNLAHDLVSVILNNEYAIATRNGCFCAHPLLTRLLGLTEEETAGLRERMLKGEETRVPGAVRATIGLYNTREEIDVLADALRKMADGKWAGDYSSGTGYDRCQTDYYNFKV
- a CDS encoding MBL fold metallo-hydrolase, whose amino-acid sequence is MSLSINPSFTWRIPFISLGLSVLATGCSDAQEVSMKPHHSPDGFLNNYPHAGKTFADFLKWSWDRTSPEPVTFPLTANNPEFLKSNRTETSLTWVGHSTFLLQWEGLNILTDPHFTERASPVSFAGPKRHTPAGLSLDQLPDIDVVIISHDHYDHLDLKSVQRLYERQKARPPVFLVPLRLKDWFADNGIPVADELDWWDFRQVSGLRFHCVPVQHFSGRSLTNRNSTLWCGWVIESTSGNRVFFAGDTGYSNDFKDIRNRLGDMTLSLIPVGAYDPRWFMQSMHVNPEEAVQIHEDVGSAYSVGMHWGTFILTDEPMTEPPARLAGAMKAKGLNPAAFTVMQHGETRHLNDLFSTKPAAVAEQDP
- a CDS encoding arylesterase, which gives rise to MKNPVFSLLTLLLFALGCEQPRPGPVSESAPSEPDNRPVVLCLGNSLTAAYGLDLSDGWVALLQKRVDSLGLGYRLINAGVSGETTSGLRSRMGWMLQGNIHTVIVESGANDGLRGTELTTTRDNLSAIIDTIRVFNPAATVILAGMLVPPNMGPDYSERFRKMYPGLAREKNVLLIPYFLDGVGGNPDLNLPDGIHPNQKGQKVVAETVWKVLGPVLQAQPPLVGGMSASSSPSETGTTSVR